From the genome of Argentina anserina chromosome 4, drPotAnse1.1, whole genome shotgun sequence, one region includes:
- the LOC126790939 gene encoding uncharacterized protein LOC126790939 — MGNFSLKYLCLAGLLVSAFAMQLTEGRVARKDLGIDLGGVGVGIGTGVGIGLGGSGSGAGAGSGSGSGSGSSSESSSSSYSSSRSSSGSGSSGGGSEAGSSAGSYAGSRAGSGSGNKGHG, encoded by the coding sequence ATGGGTAACTTCAGtttgaaatacttgtgcctagcTGGTTTGCTGGTTTCAGCTTTTGCCATGCAACTTACTGAAGGCCGAGTGGCAAGAAAAGACCTCGGGATAGACCTCGGAGGAGTCGGGGTTGGAATCGGTACTGGGGTTGGCATCGGGCTCGGAGGGAGTGGTTCAGGCGCCGGTGCAGGATCTGGCTCTGGGTCTGGCTCCGGATCAAGTTCGGAGTCAAGCTCAAGCTCATATTCTTCCTCAAGGTCAAGTTCAGGGTCGGGATCATCAGGTGGAGGGTCTGAAGCTGGTTCTTCTGCAGGGTCTTATGCTGGCTCTAGGGCTGGATCAGGCTCCGGAAATAAAGGCCATGGATAA
- the LOC126792132 gene encoding uncharacterized protein LOC126792132 encodes MAQTDLVKYMLTRTMLRGQIGKWILALSKFSLQDTPLKALTGHEVSDFLLHHPIIEDIEDQNLVVSFVRTQPWVLYFDGSNTVHLSGAGVALVSPSGARHCYSFQLEWKCTNNQAEYEAVIIGLKLLLDLEVTKVQVLGDSLLVINQLKGVYKCNSFTLLTFWERASELLDQFADVVLDYIPRERNFVANEVAQLATGIRLTDGVRERILKVQRRTLPSFMARKEVKDEWLVAVIDSIDVDWRQPIIQYLTDPSAPMDKRVRYFATNYVLRGDELLRRAEDGLYLRCIYGAEAKRCL; translated from the coding sequence ATGGCACAAACTGATTTAGTGAAGTATATGCTTACCAGAACTATGCTTAGAGGTCAGATTGGCAAGTGGATCTTGGCGTTATCAAAGTTTTCTTTACAAGATACACCTTTAAAGGCGCTTACAGGACATGAAGTGTCTGACTTTTTGTTGCATCATCCTATTATTGAGGATATAGAAGACCAGAACTTGGTTGTTTCCTTTGTCCGCACTCAGCCTTGGGTTCTGTATTTTGATGGCAGCAACACTGTTCATTTATCCGGAGCAGGTGTTGCATTGGTTAGCCCCTCTGGAGCAAGACATTGTTATTCCTTTCAACTAGAATGGAAGTGCACTAATAATCAAGCAGAATATGAGGCAGTCATCATTGGACTAAAACTTTTGCTTGATCTAGAAGTAACAAAGGTGCAAGTATTAGGTGACTCACTCTTAGTCATTAACCAGCTTAAGGGTGTCTATAAGTGCAACAGTTTTACATTACTCACTTTTTGGGAGCGAGCATCAGAGTTGTTAGACCAATTTGCAGACGTGGTGCTTGATTATATTCCTAGGGAACGAAACTTTGTTGCCAATGAAGTAGCACAGTTGGCTACTGGTATCCGCTTGACAGACGGCGTTCGCGAGAGGATTTTAAAGGTTCAGAGACGCACATTACCTTCCTTTATGGCAAGGAAAGAAGTTAAAGATGAATGGTTGGTGGCTGTTATTGACTCTATTGATGTAGATTGGCGACAACCAATTATCCAGTACCTTACTGATCCTTCTGCTCCTATGGACAAGAGGGTTAGATATTTTGCTACTAACTATGTTCTTCGAGGTGATGAACTCTTGCGCAGAGCAGAAGACGGCTTGTACCTGAGATGCATCTATGGAGCTGAGGCTAAGAGGTGTTTATGA
- the LOC126790938 gene encoding glycine-rich cell wall structural protein 2: MAAFKSVAILALLVVAISSSDIKVSEGRTARKDLGIDLGGVGIGVGVGLGVGLGGGGGGSGSGSGSGSGSGSGGSSSASSSASSSSSSSSRSGGGGSSAGSEAGSSAGSRATSGSARKNGGGGSGGGGGGGSGSGSGGGGGSGSGSGEGHGEGRGYGEGSGSGGGD; encoded by the coding sequence atggcTGCATTCAAGTCAGTAGCTATTCTCGCGCTGCTTGTTGTTGCTATATCATCGTCGGATATCAAGGTATCCGAGGGACGAACCGCAAGGAAGGATTTGGGGATTGATCTCGGAGGAGTTGGTATTGGAGTAGGAGTGGGACTAGGTGTAGGGCTaggtggaggtggaggtggcTCTGGCTCAGGGTCTGGATCCGGCTCTGGATCAGGTTCCGGCGGTTCTAGTTCTGCATCAAGTTCAGCTTCGTCAAGTTCAAGTTCAAGTTCCAGGTCTGGTGGTGGAGGTAGTAGTGCAGGCTCTGAGGCAGGTTCATCTGCCGGGTCTCGGGCCACGTCTGGGTCTGCAAGGAAAAATGGTGGTGGAGGTagtggaggtggtggtggaggaggtTCCGGCTCCGGTTCTGGAGGGGGCGGGGGAAGCGGCTCTGGTAGTGGTGAGGGGCATGGTGAGGGGCGTGGATATGGTGAGGGCTCTGGCAGTGGAGGTGGCGACTAA